A stretch of the Clarias gariepinus isolate MV-2021 ecotype Netherlands chromosome 26, CGAR_prim_01v2, whole genome shotgun sequence genome encodes the following:
- the rnf41l gene encoding RING finger protein 151 — protein sequence MGYDVERFVGYVNEGLLCCVCRDVLEDPLQAPCEHAFCNTCIHAWLVNHQNCPEDRLPLSISNLRPLYRYMRNDLARLQVKCIYRSQGCEVICALESIHRHEEQCDFALFNCSNAGEEYLCYRCDCPVQVSQHSLEAHLCVCEYRSRVCANGCGYTLSKANEAQHNCISELRAELDMLRTELNCKVEEVRREMESRLTSQRRHMVQKENLLKNEVDELKGQLSRVVSDVCALLGAERTRRQELEKAELEKAELLERLKHKVLKPGTAAQTVMRYDEEHRKQNPHSLTLDCHKKKSRDVTVL from the exons ATGGGCTATGACGTGGAGCGTTTCGTGGGCTACGTGAACGAAGGCttgctgtgctgtgtgtgtcgAGACGTGTTGGAAGACCCTCTGCAGGCTCCATGTGAGCATGCTTTCTGCAATACCTGCATTCATGCTTGGCTCGTGAACCATCAGAACTGCCCTGAGGATCGGCTTCCCCTTAGCATCAGTAACCTGCGGCCCCTCTATAG ATATATGCGAAATGACTTGGCACGGCTCCAAGTAAAGTGCATTTATCGCTCACAAGGATGTGAGGTCATCTGTGCATTGGAGTCCATACATCGGCATGAGGAACAGTGTGACTTTGCTCTGTTCAATTGTAGCAATGCTG GTGAGGAGTACTTGTGTTACCGCTGTG ATTGTCCAGTGCAAGTGTCTCAGCATTCTCTGGAAGCAcacctgtgtgtttgtgagtacCGCAGCAGAGTGTGTGCAAATGGGTGTGGATACACACTATCAAAGGCCAACGAGGCTCAACACAACTGCATCTCTGAACTCCGAGCTGAGCTGGACATGCTGAG GACTGAATTGAATTGTAAGGTTGAGGAAGTGAGACGTGAGATGGAGTCCCGACTGACTTCTCAGAGAAGGCACATGGTACAAAAAGAGAACCTGCTGAAAAACGAGGTGGATGAGCTCAAG GGCCAACTGTCCCGTGTGGTGTCGGACGTGTGTGCTTTATTAGGAGCAGAGCGAACTCGCAGGCAGGAGCTAGAGAAGGCGGAGCTTGAGAAAGCCGAGCTTCTGGAACGTCTGAAGCATAAGGTTCTTAAACCAGGCACGGCTGCTCAGACGGTGATGCGTTATGACGAGGAGCACCGTAAGCAAAACCCACACAGCCTAACGTTAGACTGCCACAAGAAGAAGAGCAGAGATGTCACGGTTCTCTGA